A portion of the Planctomicrobium piriforme genome contains these proteins:
- a CDS encoding glycosyltransferase — MTNSAPIEVSFVIPARNEEAVLAQSLASVQTAASAAGVTFEIIVSNDDSTDRTREIALAAGAQVVDVKLHNIGAVRNAGAALATGRILFFLDADTLLPAKTLQAALRAIDAGAVGGGGAVVFEEGLSSFQLSLAALFTWYWQNWNGWAAGCNIFVKRADFEAIGGFDTQYFAAEERYLSDALKTRGRFVILKEGVITSARKLRIYSTSHMIKVALKALIWNRGQLKRREGLEILYDAPREAVQSPESSVQSQTKS, encoded by the coding sequence ATGACCAACTCCGCGCCGATTGAAGTGTCGTTCGTCATCCCGGCGCGGAATGAAGAAGCCGTTCTCGCACAATCGCTCGCGTCGGTGCAGACTGCCGCATCCGCTGCCGGAGTGACCTTCGAAATCATCGTTTCCAACGATGACTCGACTGATCGCACTCGTGAGATCGCCCTCGCTGCCGGGGCACAGGTGGTTGACGTCAAACTGCACAACATTGGTGCCGTTCGCAACGCCGGCGCAGCACTGGCGACTGGCCGCATTCTCTTCTTCCTCGATGCCGATACCCTGCTGCCAGCGAAAACCTTGCAGGCGGCGCTGCGAGCCATCGACGCCGGCGCCGTCGGCGGCGGCGGAGCGGTGGTCTTTGAGGAAGGTCTCAGTTCGTTTCAATTGTCGCTGGCAGCGCTGTTCACCTGGTACTGGCAAAACTGGAACGGCTGGGCCGCAGGCTGCAATATCTTCGTCAAACGGGCCGACTTCGAGGCCATTGGCGGTTTCGACACGCAGTACTTCGCCGCCGAAGAACGCTACCTTTCCGATGCCCTCAAGACCCGGGGGCGATTCGTGATCTTGAAAGAAGGCGTGATCACCTCAGCCCGCAAGCTCCGCATTTACTCGACCAGCCACATGATCAAAGTCGCCCTCAAAGCCCTGATCTGGAACCGCGGCCAACTCAAACGCCGCGAAGGCCTGGAAATCCTCTACGACGCACCAAGAGAGGCAGTCCAGAGTCCAGAGTCGAGTGTCCAGAGCCAGACGAAGAGTTGA
- a CDS encoding (5-formylfuran-3-yl)methyl phosphate synthase, translating into MPHPPRLLVSVRNAEEAGIAAAAGADLIDFKEPLQGSLGMVEPATLRESVACLRQQFPECVISAACGEVLDWDGIAAGVLPAVQYLKLGLAGLASHSDWKVRWTKVRRTLSAGVEGSESPSWIAVAYVDNELAQSPPVEEVIAAAFETGCVGMLFDTCSKGEGRLLDYLSEERLISLTAEIQQLGLLVAAAGRLSIDDVSRVCQTGVDIIAIRSAACLDGDRGGSISSEAIERFRTAMECLVER; encoded by the coding sequence ATGCCTCATCCGCCGAGATTACTTGTCAGCGTCCGAAACGCGGAGGAAGCGGGAATTGCCGCGGCGGCCGGGGCGGATCTGATCGATTTCAAGGAGCCGTTGCAGGGATCGCTGGGGATGGTGGAACCCGCGACGCTGAGGGAGTCGGTCGCCTGCCTGCGACAACAATTTCCAGAATGCGTGATCAGCGCCGCGTGCGGTGAGGTTTTGGACTGGGACGGCATCGCAGCAGGCGTGCTGCCGGCGGTTCAGTATCTGAAACTGGGCCTGGCCGGACTGGCGTCTCATTCTGACTGGAAAGTGCGTTGGACGAAGGTTCGACGCACCCTGTCGGCAGGCGTCGAAGGGTCAGAGAGTCCAAGCTGGATTGCGGTGGCTTATGTCGATAACGAACTCGCCCAGTCGCCACCTGTCGAAGAGGTGATTGCTGCGGCGTTCGAGACTGGCTGCGTCGGAATGCTGTTCGACACCTGTTCGAAGGGCGAGGGACGACTGTTGGATTACCTCAGCGAAGAGCGACTGATATCTCTGACGGCCGAGATTCAGCAACTGGGCTTACTCGTCGCAGCCGCAGGCCGACTCTCGATCGATGACGTGAGCCGTGTTTGCCAGACCGGCGTCGACATCATCGCGATTCGCTCGGCAGCATGCCTTGATGGGGACCGCGGAGGAAGCATTTCGTCAGAAGCGATCGAACGTTTTCGGACAGCGATGGAATGTCTCGTTGAGCGATGA
- a CDS encoding sigma-54-dependent transcriptional regulator, with product MSSRTDDAGAKGARRLRLLFVDDEAPIRMVMGKELQRIGHDVTVVDGGKAALAALSENAFDAAIVDLRMPEIDGWAVIEHIKKSGVETDVIISTGHGGMDDAIRAIRLGAYDFLRKPYKIVEIDSVLNRVAEKRTLANRALALESELQTVRGKTDLIGESPAMGRVKKLVERIAPTDSSVLILGDTGTGKELVARSVHEYSQRSKMPFVAVNCGALPENLVESELFGHKKGAFTGADTPRKGLIEVANGGTLFLDELGELDKGMQVKLLRFLESGEVRRVGENDAFTVDVRVVCATNRNLEDMVAEGTFREDLFFRVNTFEIRLPALRERKDDIPALARFLAARHLKRKSVPDEILSPETIEVLRAHEWSGNVRELANAIEHAVILSDGKTIQPEDLPTSVSRRPAAGNKPFEISNFSFPMTLREIEMEVILQTMDKFRGDKPKTADELGIALKTLYNKLNQHQSLDQAKAG from the coding sequence ATGTCGTCACGGACGGACGACGCAGGCGCAAAGGGCGCCCGACGTTTACGGCTGCTCTTCGTCGATGATGAAGCTCCCATCCGCATGGTCATGGGGAAAGAGCTTCAGCGGATCGGACATGATGTCACGGTCGTCGACGGTGGAAAAGCGGCCCTGGCAGCACTTTCGGAAAACGCCTTCGACGCCGCTATCGTCGACCTGCGAATGCCCGAGATTGACGGCTGGGCAGTCATCGAACACATCAAGAAGTCCGGCGTCGAAACCGACGTCATCATCAGCACCGGTCACGGCGGGATGGATGACGCCATTCGTGCCATCCGGCTGGGCGCCTACGACTTCCTTCGCAAACCCTACAAGATTGTCGAGATCGACAGCGTCCTCAACCGCGTGGCGGAAAAACGGACGCTGGCGAACCGCGCTCTCGCCCTCGAAAGCGAACTGCAGACCGTCCGCGGCAAGACCGACCTGATCGGCGAAAGCCCTGCCATGGGCCGGGTGAAGAAGCTCGTCGAGCGCATCGCCCCCACCGATTCCAGCGTCCTGATTCTCGGCGATACCGGTACAGGCAAGGAACTGGTCGCCCGCAGCGTTCACGAATACAGCCAGCGTTCGAAAATGCCGTTCGTTGCCGTCAACTGCGGCGCCTTGCCCGAGAATCTCGTCGAGAGCGAACTCTTCGGCCACAAAAAGGGCGCCTTCACCGGCGCTGATACCCCCCGCAAGGGTCTGATCGAAGTCGCCAACGGCGGTACGCTCTTCCTCGACGAATTGGGCGAGCTCGACAAGGGGATGCAGGTCAAGCTGCTTCGCTTCCTCGAATCCGGAGAAGTCCGCCGCGTTGGCGAGAACGATGCCTTCACTGTCGATGTCCGCGTCGTCTGTGCGACAAACCGCAATCTGGAAGACATGGTCGCTGAAGGGACGTTCCGCGAGGATCTCTTCTTCCGCGTCAACACCTTCGAAATCCGCTTGCCGGCTTTGCGGGAACGCAAGGACGACATTCCGGCCCTGGCGCGATTCCTCGCGGCCCGGCATCTCAAACGCAAATCGGTCCCCGACGAAATCCTCTCGCCCGAAACCATCGAAGTGTTGCGGGCACATGAATGGTCAGGCAACGTTCGCGAACTGGCGAACGCCATTGAGCACGCGGTGATCCTGTCGGATGGCAAGACGATTCAGCCGGAAGACCTGCCGACCAGCGTCTCCCGTCGTCCTGCCGCTGGCAACAAGCCGTTCGAGATTTCGAACTTCTCCTTCCCGATGACGCTCCGCGAAATCGAGATGGAAGTGATTCTGCAGACGATGGACAAGTTCCGCGGCGACAAGCCAAAGACGGCCGACGAACTCGGGATCGCGCTGAAGACGCTCTACAACAAGCTCAATCAGCATCAGTCACTCGATCAGGCCAAAGCCGGCTGA
- a CDS encoding UbiA family prenyltransferase: MQSYLRLCRLPAVFTALADICAGFLLTHLSLEQVGDFVALLIASAGLYLSGMVFNDVFDVDVDRKERPRRPIPSGEVPLRNAIGFGVMLMLVGIAAAAVAGLNSLWMALLLAAAIFLYNGVLKKTPVGPVSMGLCRFLNLLLGASGAAETFSEIWQLPQLWMALCMGVYITGVTWFARREAQSSSSIQLIAALCLLDLGLLMLGAWMGGWLKSWGWAIPDGAVNPPQSMLFLLAVIALTINRRAIAAINRPGPSHVQMAVGTMLLSIISIDAMAIYYAHGTEGLAYAIGTLALAIPAVFLRRWISMT, translated from the coding sequence ATGCAATCCTATCTCCGCCTGTGCCGGCTGCCGGCTGTGTTTACCGCCCTGGCCGATATCTGCGCCGGTTTCCTGTTGACGCATCTGTCGCTGGAACAAGTCGGAGATTTTGTCGCACTGCTCATCGCGTCGGCCGGGCTCTATCTCTCCGGGATGGTGTTCAACGATGTCTTCGACGTCGACGTCGATCGCAAAGAGCGACCGCGGCGTCCCATTCCATCCGGTGAAGTGCCGCTGCGGAATGCGATTGGCTTCGGCGTCATGCTGATGCTCGTTGGAATCGCCGCCGCCGCCGTGGCCGGTTTGAACAGTCTCTGGATGGCCCTGCTGCTGGCAGCCGCCATTTTTCTCTACAACGGCGTTCTCAAGAAGACCCCAGTCGGCCCGGTTTCGATGGGACTGTGCCGTTTTCTGAATCTCCTGCTCGGCGCCAGCGGCGCGGCGGAGACTTTTTCCGAGATCTGGCAGCTTCCGCAGCTGTGGATGGCCCTCTGCATGGGTGTCTACATCACAGGCGTCACCTGGTTTGCACGACGTGAAGCACAAAGCAGCAGCAGCATTCAACTGATCGCCGCACTCTGCCTTCTCGATCTGGGTCTGCTGATGCTGGGAGCCTGGATGGGCGGCTGGCTGAAATCCTGGGGCTGGGCCATTCCTGATGGCGCGGTCAATCCCCCGCAATCGATGCTGTTTCTTCTCGCCGTCATCGCCCTGACGATCAACCGCCGCGCCATCGCCGCCATCAATCGGCCTGGCCCGAGCCATGTGCAGATGGCCGTCGGAACGATGCTGCTCTCGATCATCAGCATCGATGCCATGGCGATTTACTACGCCCACGGCACAGAAGGCCTGGCCTATGCGATTGGAACCCTCGCCCTCGCGATTCCCGCAGTCTTCCTGCGGCGCTGGATTTCGATGACGTAG
- a CDS encoding carboxypeptidase-like regulatory domain-containing protein: MRRSARLLFLLVPFASSLLAAEPQPPALTGRVVNADGQPIADASVDIQYTPPFRRTTRSDRDGRFSIPIAQGQTASNLQVLIGAPEHGYVSVFGDVITKGKIRLPPERVIRGRLLDQANAPLPNVRLRVIDVLKYPDDGDHQLETFLAGRTAFGDVLDRGRRVLNSNSGIETIFPWQMTGPEGEFEIHGIGTDCLVGIFLYGESAAAETIYVRTDDGPVAKVPRTTTHTTGEFWDVYPYRQFLHEVKPSVPIRGTVTQAETKLPLTGITITPVWFDNWQISSRRQEDLQVTTDALGRYELIGVPLHGDRVFAAPPVGSSFVAVERGLKYFLGRPQQPLDFQMPEGVKISGRVTDSQTGKPLSGGIAAFTIPDNPSVKAIVPSRLSGERSGMRVDQDGKYEITVLPGAGIITFRVATEVSGQYQRGQGANQITNFRTDVIPGKIYFRTQPHLLNAEEPNLLVEFNAEKGTPQLLDLKVGEPRTDVPLYFTSQNGGTFQVYYSNQKHDENIFSLAKDGSGTIRFFGKQGRATQAVSSEHDLAGWTYVEATDKSATIDLVSAAQLSGRLLVADGSPLAGARLHDPYDYDPTTRHGLIPSQPGSGYYPVTDDEGRFKLVGLAPGLPLTIQVGVSKGSYLLHRRIAGKDIVLEPGGSKDLGDLTIDQLEDVLKPR, from the coding sequence ATGCGACGCTCGGCTCGCCTGCTGTTCCTGCTTGTGCCGTTTGCCAGTTCTCTACTGGCAGCTGAACCACAGCCTCCGGCTTTGACTGGACGCGTTGTCAACGCAGACGGCCAACCGATTGCTGACGCATCGGTTGACATTCAGTACACACCGCCCTTTCGGCGGACGACCCGATCCGATCGCGACGGACGCTTTTCGATTCCGATTGCGCAGGGCCAGACCGCGAGCAATTTGCAGGTGCTCATCGGCGCTCCCGAACATGGCTACGTCTCGGTTTTCGGAGATGTTATCACAAAAGGTAAGATCCGTTTGCCGCCTGAACGGGTCATACGCGGACGCCTGCTGGATCAGGCTAATGCTCCGCTTCCTAATGTCCGCTTACGAGTCATAGATGTCCTGAAATATCCCGATGATGGCGATCACCAACTGGAAACATTTCTGGCAGGCCGGACGGCGTTCGGCGATGTGCTGGATCGCGGCCGACGTGTTCTCAATTCCAACAGTGGTATTGAAACCATCTTTCCCTGGCAGATGACTGGCCCTGAAGGCGAATTCGAGATTCACGGCATCGGCACCGATTGTCTCGTCGGCATTTTTCTTTACGGAGAAAGTGCGGCGGCTGAAACCATCTATGTCCGGACCGATGACGGACCCGTCGCCAAGGTCCCGCGCACGACCACGCACACCACCGGAGAGTTCTGGGATGTTTATCCCTATCGCCAATTCCTGCACGAGGTGAAACCTTCGGTTCCCATCCGAGGAACGGTGACCCAGGCAGAGACAAAACTCCCTTTGACGGGCATCACGATCACTCCCGTCTGGTTCGACAATTGGCAAATCTCCTCTCGGCGACAGGAAGACTTGCAAGTCACAACAGATGCTCTGGGACGGTATGAACTCATTGGAGTTCCACTTCACGGCGATCGTGTTTTTGCAGCTCCGCCTGTCGGCTCATCATTCGTCGCAGTTGAGAGAGGACTGAAGTATTTCCTCGGCAGACCTCAACAGCCGCTCGACTTTCAGATGCCTGAGGGAGTCAAAATCTCCGGACGAGTAACCGATTCCCAAACCGGAAAACCGCTCTCCGGTGGGATCGCTGCGTTCACCATCCCGGATAATCCGTCGGTGAAAGCGATTGTCCCTTCTCGTCTGAGTGGTGAACGTAGCGGCATGCGCGTCGATCAGGACGGAAAATACGAGATCACCGTCTTACCGGGAGCAGGAATCATCACATTCCGTGTGGCGACCGAGGTCTCCGGCCAATATCAACGGGGCCAGGGTGCCAACCAGATCACCAACTTTCGTACAGATGTGATTCCAGGCAAAATTTATTTCCGGACGCAGCCTCATTTACTAAACGCCGAAGAACCCAATCTGCTGGTCGAATTCAATGCGGAGAAGGGCACTCCGCAGCTGCTGGATCTCAAGGTGGGCGAGCCGCGAACTGATGTGCCGCTGTACTTTACCAGTCAGAATGGCGGCACTTTCCAGGTCTATTACTCCAATCAGAAACACGATGAAAACATATTCTCGCTCGCCAAAGATGGATCAGGCACAATTCGCTTTTTCGGGAAGCAAGGCCGCGCCACGCAGGCTGTATCCAGCGAACACGATCTCGCAGGCTGGACCTACGTCGAAGCCACGGACAAGTCCGCCACAATCGATCTTGTGTCAGCCGCACAACTCTCAGGCCGTCTGCTGGTAGCCGATGGATCGCCGCTGGCCGGCGCAAGGTTGCATGATCCCTACGACTACGATCCGACAACACGCCATGGACTGATCCCGAGTCAGCCTGGCTCTGGTTATTACCCAGTGACGGACGACGAAGGCCGGTTCAAGCTGGTGGGATTGGCCCCCGGGCTTCCGTTAACCATTCAAGTCGGCGTCAGCAAAGGCAGTTACCTGCTCCATCGCCGCATCGCCGGCAAAGACATTGTCCTCGAACCCGGCGGCTCGAAAGACCTGGGCGATCTGACCATCGACCAGCTCGAAGACGTCCTCAAGCCGCGCTAG
- a CDS encoding M28 family peptidase — protein MRPSNPLLARNCLAALFFAFAACNSSRAQTTITGDDLRPHISYLAAAEREGRRNDGKVEARDYIVGRFQAAGLSPLFDGSWRQVVPARTEGGGEEGQSGENMGAFVPGTDAVLKDEWIVINAHYDHLGVWRGQVYPGADDNASGVSMLLEVARQISAKPLKRSVAFVAFDFEESLLWGSRWFIGHTPMEVEQIKLSVTADMISRSLGGLGLPTVFLMGAEHSEVVRTTVQETPTPEGLEVAQLGVDMIGTRSDYGPFRDQRIPFLFFSTGEHPDYHTPRDTPERVDCDKAGRVCTLILQLVNTIGDGAESPEWEEPQYQKLEEARAVFRVTEQLMEADESGDITLSSMQRFFVSQVNSKTSYMLRRKRVSDDERKWVARTAQLLLLSVF, from the coding sequence ATGCGACCCTCAAATCCCCTACTTGCCCGCAATTGCCTGGCGGCACTGTTTTTCGCTTTCGCAGCGTGCAATTCCAGCCGCGCGCAGACGACGATTACAGGCGACGACCTGCGTCCGCACATCAGCTACCTCGCGGCGGCAGAACGCGAAGGACGCCGTAACGACGGCAAAGTCGAAGCCCGCGATTACATCGTCGGCCGATTTCAGGCGGCGGGATTGAGTCCCCTGTTCGACGGCTCGTGGCGACAGGTCGTGCCTGCCCGAACCGAAGGGGGCGGCGAAGAAGGCCAGAGCGGCGAGAACATGGGGGCGTTCGTCCCCGGCACCGACGCTGTTCTGAAAGACGAATGGATCGTCATCAACGCCCATTACGATCACCTTGGCGTCTGGCGCGGACAGGTTTATCCCGGAGCCGATGACAACGCGTCGGGTGTCTCGATGCTGCTGGAAGTGGCTCGCCAGATCAGCGCCAAACCGCTGAAGCGGAGCGTGGCCTTCGTGGCGTTCGACTTTGAAGAATCACTGCTGTGGGGTTCGCGCTGGTTCATTGGACATACCCCCATGGAAGTCGAACAGATCAAGCTGAGCGTCACTGCCGACATGATCAGCCGTTCGCTCGGCGGGCTCGGCCTGCCAACGGTCTTCCTGATGGGCGCCGAGCATTCCGAAGTCGTCCGCACCACCGTTCAGGAAACCCCAACGCCAGAAGGACTGGAAGTGGCGCAGCTGGGCGTCGACATGATCGGCACCAGGAGCGACTACGGGCCGTTTCGCGATCAGCGGATTCCATTTCTGTTTTTCTCGACCGGAGAACACCCCGACTATCACACGCCGCGCGACACCCCGGAACGGGTCGACTGCGATAAGGCGGGCCGGGTCTGCACGCTAATTCTGCAGCTGGTCAACACGATCGGTGACGGAGCGGAAAGCCCGGAATGGGAAGAGCCCCAGTATCAGAAGCTCGAAGAAGCACGGGCCGTCTTCCGCGTGACGGAACAACTGATGGAAGCGGATGAAAGCGGTGACATCACACTCTCGTCCATGCAGCGGTTCTTCGTGTCGCAAGTGAACTCAAAGACCAGCTACATGCTGCGCCGCAAACGAGTGTCAGACGACGAACGCAAATGGGTCGCCCGCACGGCGCAGTTGCTGCTGCTGTCGGTGTTTTAG
- a CDS encoding glycerate kinase type-2 family protein: MPAAQRHAHDLRDDALTIWRSGVEAVDSERLVARSIRTWKNGLSINGTAWSARPHSRICVVGAGKAGAGMAAGLEAAVGPEWLSRITGWVNVPEDCVRPLQKIHLHGARPAGLNEPTAAGVTGTARILELVSELDPDDLCIVLISGGGSALLPAPLAGITLEDKQQVTRCLMRGGATIEELNGVRRALSQVKGGGLLRACRAGLLVTLIFSDVIGDPLETIASGPTINLPPDPKAALATLQRFAAVGGEAIPSRVIKALEQMSQQQVKSTAPICRAVQHVIGNNRVAVEAAARSAQRLGYSLLELKWDQPGEAANAGRLLAAQLMRLQEQLAVGAKGCVISGGETTVQLARTNGPQKGGRNQELVLAAAVEMLAAEQLQPFALLSGGTDGEDGPTDAAGAVIDLDVLQRIKQAQLDPQQFLSVNNSYPFFEQLDALIKTGPTHTNVMDLRVGLIGGEAVP; this comes from the coding sequence ATGCCAGCAGCCCAGCGCCATGCTCATGATCTTCGCGACGATGCGCTGACGATCTGGAGGTCCGGGGTCGAGGCGGTCGACTCGGAACGGCTGGTCGCCAGATCGATCCGGACCTGGAAAAATGGACTCTCCATCAACGGCACCGCCTGGAGCGCCCGTCCTCATAGCCGCATCTGTGTCGTGGGCGCTGGGAAGGCCGGAGCAGGGATGGCAGCGGGCCTTGAAGCTGCGGTTGGCCCTGAATGGCTGTCACGCATCACAGGCTGGGTGAATGTGCCAGAGGACTGCGTCCGGCCCCTTCAGAAGATTCATCTGCATGGCGCTCGACCGGCAGGATTGAATGAACCGACTGCCGCCGGGGTGACAGGCACCGCCAGAATCCTGGAACTCGTGAGCGAACTCGACCCGGACGATTTGTGCATCGTGCTGATTTCCGGAGGAGGCAGTGCGTTACTCCCAGCACCACTGGCAGGCATCACCCTGGAAGACAAACAACAGGTCACCCGATGTCTGATGCGGGGGGGCGCGACGATTGAAGAGCTCAACGGCGTCCGTCGGGCGCTCTCGCAGGTGAAGGGGGGCGGACTGCTTCGCGCCTGCCGCGCAGGCTTGCTCGTCACGCTGATCTTTTCGGATGTGATTGGCGACCCGTTAGAGACGATCGCTTCTGGTCCGACAATCAATCTTCCGCCTGACCCCAAGGCCGCGTTAGCAACACTTCAGCGTTTTGCCGCGGTTGGGGGCGAAGCGATTCCTTCACGCGTGATCAAGGCTCTTGAACAGATGAGCCAACAGCAGGTCAAGTCGACCGCACCGATCTGCCGCGCGGTGCAACATGTGATCGGCAACAATCGAGTCGCTGTCGAAGCGGCGGCGCGGAGTGCACAACGGCTGGGTTATTCGCTGCTGGAGCTGAAATGGGATCAACCCGGTGAGGCGGCCAACGCTGGTCGCCTGCTTGCTGCACAACTGATGCGGCTGCAGGAGCAGTTGGCCGTGGGGGCCAAGGGGTGCGTCATCAGCGGCGGCGAGACAACCGTGCAACTGGCTCGCACCAATGGCCCTCAAAAAGGGGGGCGCAATCAGGAACTGGTGCTGGCCGCGGCCGTCGAAATGCTGGCGGCGGAGCAGCTCCAGCCGTTCGCATTGTTGTCGGGAGGAACCGACGGTGAAGACGGACCGACGGATGCCGCGGGTGCTGTCATCGATCTCGATGTCCTGCAGCGAATTAAGCAGGCTCAACTCGACCCGCAACAGTTCCTGAGCGTCAATAATTCGTATCCGTTTTTTGAGCAGCTCGATGCGCTGATCAAAACGGGGCCGACCCACACCAACGTCATGGATCTTCGCGTGGGGTTGATCGGCGGCGAAGCGGTGCCGTGA
- a CDS encoding sigma 54-interacting transcriptional regulator, with amino-acid sequence MESIDATRLDAAVPAYLIIQRGAALLETVELPPAGRVTIGRAHSNRVVLPDAKCSRQHCEVYFRNGGWHLRDLNSRNGVLLHGIRVEGDQQLEIGDTIAIGACILRFTDQRQPGEPRRAEAPVEKTAESAFEIIERKSGTQYDRPSGVQRTQQHADHATALFRIARTMAACQNEQELCRVVLEGLTQRCGASLGGILLVPEGEDDPDLEALVPCAVVGDRPVSEFSTFLTRVALDDQDAILAHDISRHASLAAQVSLYELKAESAICSPIRHAKKVLGVIHLYSVRGGVSMSQADLEFVLAVADQLGDQLFAIRERANLEVGLDRARRHVTDLQGQLGVETALVGASPRLEDLRRTIARIAPTDALVLIRGESGVGKELVARAVHFNSLRKDGPFVCVNCAALTESLLESELFGHEKGAFTGASARRAGKFEQAHGGTLFLDEIGEMSPEIQAKFLRVLEGQAFERVGGGEPISVDVRVVTATNRDLEEAVREKRLRRDLFFRLQVIEVTVAPLRQHPEDIPSIAHHFLMRFAAQAHRRVRGFSQPALQKLQAHNWPGNVRELRNVVERAVILSEHEYLGPDDVVLTKLNLDLEDVIREASAPIKVTTDPGMDTQVDPGVDLWGSFIQKNTTLDDMDRLYIEAVLRSTYWNKSKASRILQIERTTLDRRLKKYGLSRPGGSSADDDEEFTDDGTPDTLV; translated from the coding sequence ATGGAATCGATCGACGCGACGCGTCTTGATGCCGCCGTCCCGGCTTACCTTATTATCCAACGGGGCGCTGCCCTCCTCGAAACCGTCGAACTCCCTCCGGCGGGCCGGGTCACGATTGGACGGGCTCATTCGAATCGCGTCGTCCTGCCGGACGCCAAGTGCAGTCGTCAGCACTGCGAAGTCTATTTTCGCAATGGCGGCTGGCATCTCCGCGACCTGAACAGCCGTAACGGCGTGCTGCTTCACGGAATCCGCGTTGAAGGAGATCAGCAACTGGAGATCGGCGATACGATCGCAATCGGCGCCTGCATCCTCCGGTTCACCGATCAACGCCAGCCTGGCGAGCCGCGTCGAGCCGAAGCGCCGGTCGAGAAAACCGCCGAATCGGCTTTTGAAATCATCGAACGTAAGTCGGGCACGCAATACGACCGGCCGTCAGGCGTTCAGCGAACCCAGCAGCACGCGGACCATGCCACGGCCTTGTTTCGCATTGCACGCACAATGGCGGCCTGCCAGAACGAGCAGGAACTCTGCCGCGTCGTGCTGGAAGGGCTGACTCAGCGGTGCGGCGCCTCCCTGGGCGGAATTCTGCTGGTGCCCGAAGGAGAAGACGACCCCGATCTGGAAGCCCTCGTCCCCTGTGCCGTCGTCGGCGACCGGCCTGTCTCCGAGTTCTCCACCTTTCTGACCAGGGTGGCCCTTGACGACCAGGATGCTATTCTCGCCCACGATATTTCGCGCCACGCCTCTCTGGCGGCCCAGGTGAGTCTGTATGAACTCAAGGCGGAGAGCGCCATCTGCTCACCGATCCGGCACGCCAAAAAAGTCCTCGGTGTGATTCACCTGTATTCCGTCCGGGGCGGCGTCAGCATGTCTCAGGCGGATCTGGAATTTGTCCTCGCCGTGGCTGATCAACTCGGCGACCAGCTCTTCGCCATCCGCGAACGGGCCAATCTGGAAGTCGGCCTCGACCGTGCCCGTCGCCATGTCACCGACCTGCAAGGCCAGCTCGGAGTCGAGACAGCCCTGGTCGGCGCCAGCCCGCGACTGGAGGATCTGCGGCGCACGATCGCACGCATCGCTCCGACAGATGCGTTGGTTCTCATCCGCGGCGAAAGCGGAGTGGGTAAAGAACTTGTCGCCCGAGCGGTTCACTTCAACAGCCTCCGCAAGGACGGCCCTTTTGTCTGTGTGAACTGTGCCGCCCTTACCGAGAGCCTGCTGGAAAGCGAATTGTTCGGTCATGAGAAAGGGGCTTTCACTGGGGCTTCGGCCCGTCGTGCGGGGAAATTCGAACAGGCCCACGGCGGCACGTTGTTCCTCGACGAAATCGGGGAGATGAGCCCCGAAATTCAGGCCAAGTTTCTCCGTGTGCTCGAAGGTCAGGCGTTCGAACGGGTCGGCGGCGGCGAGCCCATCAGCGTCGATGTCCGCGTGGTGACGGCCACGAATCGCGATCTCGAGGAAGCCGTTCGCGAAAAGCGGCTGCGGCGCGACTTGTTCTTCCGCCTGCAGGTGATCGAGGTCACGGTCGCTCCATTGCGGCAGCACCCTGAAGACATTCCGTCGATCGCCCATCACTTCCTGATGCGGTTTGCAGCCCAGGCGCATCGCCGCGTGCGGGGCTTCTCGCAACCCGCCTTGCAAAAGCTGCAGGCTCACAACTGGCCGGGCAACGTCCGCGAACTCCGCAACGTTGTCGAACGGGCCGTTATTCTCTCCGAGCATGAATATCTCGGTCCCGACGACGTCGTGCTGACCAAGCTCAATCTCGATCTCGAAGATGTGATTCGCGAGGCCTCGGCGCCGATCAAGGTGACGACTGATCCCGGCATGGACACACAGGTCGACCCCGGCGTCGATCTCTGGGGGAGCTTCATCCAGAAGAACACCACCCTCGACGACATGGACCGTCTGTATATCGAAGCGGTATTGCGATCCACCTACTGGAACAAGTCCAAGGCCTCGCGGATTCTGCAGATCGAACGCACGACCCTCGACCGCCGCCTGAAGAAGTATGGGCTCTCCCGCCCCGGCGGCAGCAGTGCCGACGACGACGAAGAGTTCACCGACGACGGCACGCCCGACACCCTGGTCTAA